A stretch of Tenrec ecaudatus isolate mTenEca1 chromosome 2, mTenEca1.hap1, whole genome shotgun sequence DNA encodes these proteins:
- the U2AF1 gene encoding splicing factor U2AF 35 kDa subunit isoform X4 → MQEHYDEFFEEVFTEMEEKYGEVEEMNVCDNLGDHLVGNVYVKFRREEDAEKAVIDLNNRWFNGQPIHAELSPVTDFREACCRQYEMGECTRGGFCNFMHLKPISRELRRELYGRRRKKHRSRSRSRERRSRSRDRGRGGGGGGGGGGGGRERDRRRSRDRERSGRF, encoded by the exons ATGCAGGAACACTATGATGAATTTTTTGAG GAGGTTTTCACAGAGATGGAGGAGAAGTACGGTGAGGTGGAGGAGATGAACGTCTGTGATAATCTCGGAGACCATCTAGTTGGAAATGTATACGTCAAG TTTCGCCGTGAAGAAGATGCAGAGAAGGCTGTGATTGACTTAAATAACCGCTGGTTTAACGGGCAGCCGATTCACGCCGAGCTCTCTCCTGTGACTGACTTTAGAGAAGCCTGCTGTCGCCAGTATGAAATGGG ggagtgcACACGAGGCGGCTTCTGCAACTTCATGCACTTGAAGCCCATTTCTAGAGAACTTCGGCGGGAGTTGTATGGGCGCCGCCGCAAGAA GCATCGATCTCGGTCCAGGTCCCGGGAGCGTCGGTCGAGATCCAGAGACCGTGGCcgtggtggcggtggaggtggaggtggtggcggaggagggagggagcgggATAGACGGCGATCGAGAGATCGGGAAAGATCCGGACGATTCTGA
- the U2AF1 gene encoding splicing factor U2AF 35 kDa subunit isoform X3 gives MAEYLASIFGTEKDKVNCSFYFKIGACRHGDRCSRLHNKPTFSQTIALLNIYRNPQNSSQSADGLRCAVSDVEMQEHYDEFFEEVFTEMEEKYGEVEEMNVCDNLGDHLVGNVYVKFRREEDAEKAVIDLNNRWFNGQPIHAELSPVTDFREACCRQYEMGECTRGGFCNFMHLKPISRELRRELYGRRRKKAFNISRDVRRPPPQVEHRPGDQAEQQFSGEGIRGTG, from the exons ATGGCGGAGTACTTGGCCTCCATTTTCGGGACTGAGAAAGACAA AGTCAACTGttcattttatttcaaaattGGAGCATGTCGTCATGGAGACAGATGCTCTCGAttgcacaataaaccaacctttagccag ACCATTGCCCTCTTGAACATTTACCGTAACCCTCAAAACTCTTCCCAGTCTGCTGACGGTTTGCGCT GTGCCGTGAGCGATGTGGAGATGCAGGAACACTATGATGAATTTTTTGAG GAGGTTTTCACAGAGATGGAGGAGAAGTACGGTGAGGTGGAGGAGATGAACGTCTGTGATAATCTCGGAGACCATCTAGTTGGAAATGTATACGTCAAG TTTCGCCGTGAAGAAGATGCAGAGAAGGCTGTGATTGACTTAAATAACCGCTGGTTTAACGGGCAGCCGATTCACGCCGAGCTCTCTCCTGTGACTGACTTTAGAGAAGCCTGCTGTCGCCAGTATGAAATGGG ggagtgcACACGAGGCGGCTTCTGCAACTTCATGCACTTGAAGCCCATTTCTAGAGAACTTCGGCGGGAGTTGTATGGGCGCCGCCGCAAGAA AGCATTCAACATATCCAGAGATGTCCGTCGTCCTCCTCCTCAAGTAGAACACCGACCGGGGGACCAAGCAGAACAACAGTTCAGTGGGGAAGGGATCCGTGGCACTGGGTGA
- the U2AF1 gene encoding splicing factor U2AF 35 kDa subunit isoform X2 — protein MAEYLASIFGTEKDKVNCSFYFKIGACRHGDRCSRLHNKPTFSQTILIQNIYRNPQNSAQTADGSHCAVSDVEMQEHYDEFFEEVFTEMEEKYGEVEEMNVCDNLGDHLVGNVYVKFRREEDAEKAVIDLNNRWFNGQPIHAELSPVTDFREACCRQYEMGECTRGGFCNFMHLKPISRELRRELYGRRRKKHRSRSRSRERRSRSRDRGRGGGGGGGGGGGGRERDRRRSRDRERSGRF, from the exons ATGGCGGAGTACTTGGCCTCCATTTTCGGGACTGAGAAAGACAA AGTCAACTGttcattttatttcaaaattGGAGCATGTCGTCATGGAGACAGATGCTCTCGAttgcacaataaaccaacctttagccag ACCATCTTGATTCAAAACATCTATCGTAATCCCCAAAACAGTGCACAGACGGCTGACGGCTCACACT GTGCCGTGAGCGATGTGGAGATGCAGGAACACTATGATGAATTTTTTGAG GAGGTTTTCACAGAGATGGAGGAGAAGTACGGTGAGGTGGAGGAGATGAACGTCTGTGATAATCTCGGAGACCATCTAGTTGGAAATGTATACGTCAAG TTTCGCCGTGAAGAAGATGCAGAGAAGGCTGTGATTGACTTAAATAACCGCTGGTTTAACGGGCAGCCGATTCACGCCGAGCTCTCTCCTGTGACTGACTTTAGAGAAGCCTGCTGTCGCCAGTATGAAATGGG ggagtgcACACGAGGCGGCTTCTGCAACTTCATGCACTTGAAGCCCATTTCTAGAGAACTTCGGCGGGAGTTGTATGGGCGCCGCCGCAAGAA GCATCGATCTCGGTCCAGGTCCCGGGAGCGTCGGTCGAGATCCAGAGACCGTGGCcgtggtggcggtggaggtggaggtggtggcggaggagggagggagcgggATAGACGGCGATCGAGAGATCGGGAAAGATCCGGACGATTCTGA
- the U2AF1 gene encoding splicing factor U2AF 35 kDa subunit isoform X1 — protein sequence MAEYLASIFGTEKDKVNCSFYFKIGACRHGDRCSRLHNKPTFSQTIALLNIYRNPQNSSQSADGLRCAVSDVEMQEHYDEFFEEVFTEMEEKYGEVEEMNVCDNLGDHLVGNVYVKFRREEDAEKAVIDLNNRWFNGQPIHAELSPVTDFREACCRQYEMGECTRGGFCNFMHLKPISRELRRELYGRRRKKHRSRSRSRERRSRSRDRGRGGGGGGGGGGGGRERDRRRSRDRERSGRF from the exons ATGGCGGAGTACTTGGCCTCCATTTTCGGGACTGAGAAAGACAA AGTCAACTGttcattttatttcaaaattGGAGCATGTCGTCATGGAGACAGATGCTCTCGAttgcacaataaaccaacctttagccag ACCATTGCCCTCTTGAACATTTACCGTAACCCTCAAAACTCTTCCCAGTCTGCTGACGGTTTGCGCT GTGCCGTGAGCGATGTGGAGATGCAGGAACACTATGATGAATTTTTTGAG GAGGTTTTCACAGAGATGGAGGAGAAGTACGGTGAGGTGGAGGAGATGAACGTCTGTGATAATCTCGGAGACCATCTAGTTGGAAATGTATACGTCAAG TTTCGCCGTGAAGAAGATGCAGAGAAGGCTGTGATTGACTTAAATAACCGCTGGTTTAACGGGCAGCCGATTCACGCCGAGCTCTCTCCTGTGACTGACTTTAGAGAAGCCTGCTGTCGCCAGTATGAAATGGG ggagtgcACACGAGGCGGCTTCTGCAACTTCATGCACTTGAAGCCCATTTCTAGAGAACTTCGGCGGGAGTTGTATGGGCGCCGCCGCAAGAA GCATCGATCTCGGTCCAGGTCCCGGGAGCGTCGGTCGAGATCCAGAGACCGTGGCcgtggtggcggtggaggtggaggtggtggcggaggagggagggagcgggATAGACGGCGATCGAGAGATCGGGAAAGATCCGGACGATTCTGA